A region from the Corynebacterium halotolerans YIM 70093 = DSM 44683 genome encodes:
- a CDS encoding winged helix-turn-helix transcriptional regulator yields MTDLTTTGSGRGNPAPQDWNPFSRACPSRRLLDSIGDKWAILILLALEDRPLRYGEIEHTVDGISQKMLSQRLRTLTVDGLVNRTAHTEIPPRVVYDLTDLGRSALPALRGLYEWTVANMSRIAEHRTEA; encoded by the coding sequence ATGACTGACTTGACGACCACCGGTTCCGGAAGGGGAAACCCGGCACCCCAGGACTGGAACCCCTTCAGCCGCGCGTGCCCGTCCCGTCGGCTGCTCGATTCGATCGGTGACAAGTGGGCCATCCTCATCCTGCTCGCGCTCGAGGACCGGCCCCTGCGTTACGGGGAGATCGAGCACACCGTCGACGGCATCTCCCAGAAGATGCTCTCCCAGCGGCTGCGCACGCTGACCGTCGACGGGCTGGTCAACCGCACCGCCCACACCGAAATCCCGCCGCGCGTGGTCTACGACCTCACGGACCTGGGGCGCAGCGCACTGCCCGCCCTCCGCGGCCTGTACGAGTGGACCGTGGCGAACATGTCCCGGATCGCCGAACACCGCACGGAGGCCTGA
- a CDS encoding NAD(P)-dependent oxidoreductase codes for MATITVIGATGMIGSAIAAEAAARGHHVIGVSRSGAPSEAAGAIEGVKYRTGDFSDTDAVVELAGESDVLVVSTASGRTTGDWEPVRTAHRGLIAARPGVRLFIVGGAGGLHTGDGTRLIDAGVIPEEYAEEPRTFAQVLDDYLAAPEDLDWVMLAPSPVIEPGEKADSYRLSDDTPAGERVTTGTFAAAALDEIETPAHHRARFTVADA; via the coding sequence ATGGCCACCATCACCGTCATCGGCGCCACCGGCATGATCGGCTCCGCCATCGCCGCCGAGGCCGCCGCCCGCGGCCACCACGTCATCGGCGTCTCCCGCTCCGGCGCCCCCTCTGAGGCTGCCGGGGCCATTGAGGGCGTCAAGTACCGGACCGGGGACTTCTCCGACACCGACGCCGTCGTGGAGTTGGCCGGGGAGTCCGACGTCCTGGTCGTCTCCACGGCCTCCGGGCGGACCACCGGCGACTGGGAACCCGTCCGCACCGCCCACCGTGGCCTGATCGCGGCCCGGCCCGGGGTGCGCCTGTTCATTGTCGGCGGTGCCGGCGGACTGCACACCGGGGACGGCACCCGCCTGATCGACGCCGGCGTCATCCCCGAGGAGTACGCCGAGGAGCCGCGCACCTTCGCGCAGGTTCTCGATGACTACCTCGCGGCACCGGAGGATCTCGACTGGGTCATGCTCGCCCCCTCGCCGGTCATCGAGCCGGGCGAGAAGGCCGACTCCTACCGCCTCTCCGACGACACCCCTGCCGGCGAGCGCGTGACCACCGGTACCTTCGCCGCCGCCGCGCTCGACGAGATCGAGACGCCCGCCCACCACCGCGCCCGCTTCACCGTCGCCGACGCCTGA
- a CDS encoding exonuclease domain-containing protein codes for MIPAHGAQLSVTESNIRIQRSGLSAALLGEAEPGKTGAHDVEIPLTEVTGVDTRSPTALDAGWVHLAGTGVRVPFAPNQAGPAGDFAADVEAALRGEAPRAEGAIPGLNFVGFDVETANSDWGSVCQLGVVRIVDGVEVAAESWLCAPPPGIDSFHPGNVAVHGITAEDVAGQPTFADRLPQLLDFIGDLPFVAHNAQFDATALHRACRASGAAAPELLFACSLTLARGENLGLANHRLPTVAAAFNVPLDNHHDATEDARAAALITVELARSLRHRGSLMELFHSRSVTLGTIDAERVYPVLRDRSGAGVALQARRLVARPGTGAAGADAAAPETGTGADATPDPWAGTGPPTDAPTGQEAAPASSSRGGGRGGGGGNRGPAPWQSVATPDVIPDPNPDADPEGVLFGQNVTLSGDFEPFDKGQLWAGIAERGATVGKNVTKKTTILVAGTWATKTSKQKRAEELIAKGQDIRIWDSARLYEVLDLDPAAAAVDDGFDDEPPF; via the coding sequence GTGATCCCGGCCCACGGTGCCCAGTTGAGCGTCACCGAATCAAACATCCGGATCCAGCGCTCGGGCCTTTCCGCAGCCCTGCTCGGCGAAGCCGAGCCCGGGAAGACCGGCGCCCACGACGTCGAGATCCCGCTGACGGAGGTCACGGGCGTCGACACGCGGTCCCCCACCGCCCTCGACGCCGGCTGGGTGCACCTCGCAGGTACCGGGGTCCGCGTTCCCTTCGCCCCCAACCAGGCCGGACCGGCGGGCGACTTCGCCGCCGACGTGGAGGCCGCCCTGCGCGGTGAGGCCCCGCGCGCCGAGGGGGCGATCCCGGGGCTGAACTTCGTGGGCTTCGACGTCGAGACCGCCAACAGCGACTGGGGTTCGGTCTGCCAGCTCGGCGTCGTCCGCATCGTCGACGGCGTCGAGGTCGCCGCCGAGTCCTGGCTGTGCGCTCCCCCGCCCGGGATCGACTCCTTCCACCCGGGCAACGTCGCCGTCCACGGCATCACCGCCGAGGACGTCGCCGGCCAGCCCACCTTCGCCGATCGACTGCCCCAGCTGCTCGACTTCATCGGCGACCTGCCGTTCGTCGCCCACAACGCCCAGTTCGACGCCACCGCGCTCCACCGGGCCTGCCGCGCCTCCGGCGCCGCGGCGCCGGAACTGCTGTTCGCCTGCTCCCTGACCCTCGCCCGCGGCGAGAACCTGGGCCTGGCCAACCACCGGCTGCCCACCGTGGCCGCGGCCTTCAACGTGCCACTGGACAACCACCACGACGCCACCGAGGACGCCCGCGCGGCCGCGCTGATCACCGTCGAGCTGGCCCGTTCCCTCCGCCACCGCGGCAGCCTCATGGAGCTGTTCCACTCCCGCAGCGTCACCCTCGGCACCATCGACGCCGAACGCGTCTACCCCGTCCTGCGCGACCGCTCCGGGGCGGGTGTCGCCCTGCAGGCCCGCAGGCTGGTCGCCCGACCCGGCACCGGCGCAGCCGGCGCGGACGCCGCCGCCCCGGAGACCGGTACCGGTGCGGACGCCACCCCCGACCCGTGGGCGGGCACGGGACCTCCCACCGACGCCCCGACCGGGCAGGAGGCCGCCCCGGCCTCCTCCTCCCGCGGTGGCGGACGCGGCGGCGGTGGCGGTAACCGCGGGCCCGCCCCCTGGCAGTCGGTGGCCACCCCCGACGTCATTCCGGACCCCAACCCCGACGCGGATCCGGAGGGCGTGCTGTTCGGGCAGAACGTCACCCTCTCCGGCGACTTCGAGCCCTTCGACAAGGGTCAGTTGTGGGCCGGCATCGCCGAACGGGGCGCGACCGTCGGCAAGAACGTCACCAAGAAGACGACGATTCTGGTCGCCGGGACCTGGGCGACGAAGACCTCGAAGCAGAAGCGCGCCGAGGAACTCATCGCCAAGGGCCAGGACATCCGGATCTGGGACTCCGCCCGGCTCTACGAGGTGCTCGACCTCGATCCGGCGGCCGCCGCCGTGGACGACGGTTTCGACGACGAACCCCCTTTCTGA